The following is a genomic window from Flavobacteriales bacterium.
GAGGTTGCTGCTGCCCTGCCGGAACTGCGCGTTCACCACGCCGTCCACCAGCAACATGGGGCCGCTCTGCGTGGCGTGGCGCGGGGTGGGCGCCTGCTTCATGGCCTGCGTGGTGCGTACGAAGGCGGTGCCGTCCTGCTCAATGCCGAACACGCCGTTGGGCTGCATGGTGAAGTTGCCCGTGCCGGTGGAGGCCGTGTTCAGTTTGTGCAGGGTGCGGCCGTTCTCCACGTAAAACCCCACTGGCACCTGCTGCGGGTCGTACATGCCGCCGTTCATCGCGAAGCGGAGGGTCTTGCCCGTGCGCGTCACTTCCTGTTCCAGCGCACCGATGTTCCCCATCACGCCTCCTTGCGCATCCTTCCAATGCACGGTGATGGGTTCCTTCACCGGGTCGACCCAGCGGTCGGCGAAGCGTCCATCGGGCATTGGCCGCAAGGCCAGGAGCGCTCCGGTCGCGCCGATCAGGAGCAGCGCACGAGGGAAGAGGGGCACGACACCCGTGGTTCTTCCGCTGTGCATGCGCATGTCCGAAAGCTACGCCTGCGGTGCAGCTTTGCACCGTGCTCGCCCGACCCTACCTCCGCGACGGCCGCGCGCCCGTGCCCACGGACCCGCGCGTGAGCGCCACCATGAGCCGCATCCGGGCGAAGCACACCGGACCGGAGCTGCTGGTGCGGAAGGCCCTGCGCGAGCGCGGATCCACCGGCTATCGGCTGCACTACGTCAAAGCGCCCGGCAAGCCCGACATCGCCTTCGTGGGACGCAGGGTCGCCGTGTTCGTGCACGGCTGCTTCTGGCACGGCTGCCCGCATTGCCAGCCCCGCCGCCCCAGGACGCACAAGGGCTTTTGGAACGCCAAGCTGGACCGCAACCAGGCCCGCGATGCCGAGAAGGCGAAAGCGCTGAGGAAGTCGGGCTGGACCGTGTTCACCCTGTGGGAGTGCCGGGTGAAGGAGGATGTGCGGAAAGAGGTGGGGCGGGTGGTGCGCAGCCTGGACGCCGCAACGCACCTTCAGCGGTCGCGCCGCCCGAGCAGCCGCCCGAAGAAGCGCTTCTCAAAGTCCCAGAAGAAGCGGAACTGACCGAAGAGCGCGCCGTAGGCGAGCAGCAGCAGGTTGTACATGGGCAGGATCAGCAGGTAGTACAGCGCGGTGAAGACCGCGCGTTGCTCGCCACCGGTGAACCAGGCCACCACCGGCCGCTTGAGGAACATCACCGTGAAACCGGTGCAGGCGAAGACCAGAAGGATGACCAGGACGCGCGATGGCGAGACCTTCCACCGCTCGGCCAGCCGGTCCACCCAGCTTTTCCGCTCACCCGTTGTCACGGCGCGAAGATCGACGCGATTTCCATGCGCGCGACCTGTTCCGCTCCAGCGGGATGGGCACATGCTCAAATGAGCACATGCCCATATGAGCACATGGTCTCAATCCTTCCACTCGGCCAGGAAGAGGTTGGTGTCACGCGTGCCGCCGTTGTACCGGTTGCTGCTGAACACGAGGTGCCGCCCGTCCTTGGTGAACACGGGGAAGGCGTCGAAGGTGTCGCTGGTGGTGAGGCGCTCCAGGCCGGTACCGTCCACGTTGATCATGAACAGGCTGAAGGGGAAGCCGCGCTCGGACAGGTGGTTGCTGGCGAAGATGAGCTTGGTGCCCGAGGGGTGCCAATAGGGGGCCCAGTTGGCCTTGCCCAGCGAGGTCACCTGCCGCGCATCGCTGCCGTCCGCGTTGGCCACGAAGAGCTCCATGTTGGTGGGCTGCACCAGGCCCCGCTTCAGCAGGTCGGTGTACTCCTTCACGTCCTCCGGGGTCTTGGGCCGGCTGGCGCGCCACACGAGCTTGCTGCCGTCCGGGCTGAAGAACGCACCGCCGTCATAGCCCAGTTCGGTGGTCACCCGCTTCACGTCGCTGCCGTCGATGGCCATGGTGTAGAGGTC
Proteins encoded in this region:
- a CDS encoding very short patch repair endonuclease yields the protein MSRIRAKHTGPELLVRKALRERGSTGYRLHYVKAPGKPDIAFVGRRVAVFVHGCFWHGCPHCQPRRPRTHKGFWNAKLDRNQARDAEKAKALRKSGWTVFTLWECRVKEDVRKEVGRVVRSLDAATHLQRSRRPSSRPKKRFSKSQKKRN
- a CDS encoding phosphodiester glycosidase family protein, which produces MRMHSGRTTGVVPLFPRALLLIGATGALLALRPMPDGRFADRWVDPVKEPITVHWKDAQGGVMGNIGALEQEVTRTGKTLRFAMNGGMYDPQQVPVGFYVENGRTLHKLNTASTGTGNFTMQPNGVFGIEQDGTAFVRTTQAMKQAPTPRHATQSGPMLLVDGVVNAQFRQGSSNLHIRNAVGIRPDGGLLFTISREPVNFFDLATHLKEQGCTNALYFDGAVSRAYIPEEGLKQLDGVLGVMVALVQ
- a CDS encoding prolipoprotein diacylglyceryl transferase — translated: MDRLAERWKVSPSRVLVILLVFACTGFTVMFLKRPVVAWFTGGEQRAVFTALYYLLILPMYNLLLLAYGALFGQFRFFWDFEKRFFGRLLGRRDR